The following are encoded together in the Roseivirga misakiensis genome:
- a CDS encoding YjjG family noncanonical pyrimidine nucleotidase, which yields MSKYKHIFFDLDHTLWDYDANATEALGDLYDQHNFQRLQLFDKTDLAKTFFEVNYGLWDLYNIGKIQRPDIRELRFKTIFEKLGAKPSDMPVNLEQEYIQLAPTKEKVFADAYAVLDYLADRYQLHVITNGFDDIQSTKMNSSDLRKYFDVVVTSETTAYRKPDKEIFELAMNLAKAPLEESIMIGDNLESDIAGAKNVGMDYVWFNPEKQKANSTIQHEIQNLIELKSIL from the coding sequence TTGTCTAAATACAAGCATATCTTTTTCGACCTTGATCATACCCTTTGGGATTATGATGCCAACGCCACCGAGGCCTTGGGTGATTTATACGATCAGCATAATTTCCAAAGACTTCAGCTATTCGATAAAACTGATTTGGCCAAGACCTTTTTTGAGGTCAATTATGGTTTATGGGATTTATATAATATCGGTAAGATTCAGCGACCAGATATTCGCGAACTCAGGTTTAAAACGATCTTCGAAAAACTTGGGGCAAAGCCATCCGATATGCCTGTTAATCTTGAACAAGAATACATTCAACTGGCACCCACGAAAGAAAAAGTCTTTGCCGATGCGTATGCTGTGCTAGATTACCTTGCCGATAGATATCAGCTGCATGTAATTACTAATGGCTTCGACGATATTCAATCAACCAAAATGAATAGCTCTGATTTGAGGAAGTATTTCGATGTGGTGGTGACGTCCGAAACTACGGCATATCGAAAGCCTGATAAGGAGATTTTTGAATTAGCCATGAACTTGGCAAAGGCTCCCTTGGAGGAATCGATCATGATAGGGGATAATCTGGAATCAGATATCGCTGGAGCAAAAAATGTCGGGATGGATTATGTGTGGTTTAACCCCGAAAAACAAAAGGCGAATTCTACAATTCAACACGAAATTCAGAACTTAATTGAGCTGAAAAGCATTCTATAA
- a CDS encoding 6-bladed beta-propeller, with translation MYKNTILPLLAALLFLWSCGNEVEQTGLEVIKVDVKNAEEVFLSDIASDVKYIPLETTDDNLIGFIREVEHSNDFVFISDYNSLYQFSLDGSFVRKISRKGEGPGEFLAVNSFTIDEQKGHIYLLAGLNGKLLCYDFEGKFLSEVKLPVLGTLNVINGQLVLLQTAYSLPSNKEGMRNNITYKITLSDNLKLGDSTIVSKVLVKAGTGAAMPAGMSFISAVNNNEYVYYPSPYEETFVRDTLYQIKEGRLIPDVKMDFGINDKTSSGFLLLNILRTNEYLISTYSLRRNSRLTLIHLPTLNSYTVEGGFQDDFFGTGEAKLVPWNSSKDEFYFIKDAYDLEGVIDEVNVDGNPYIFIASLKE, from the coding sequence ATGTATAAGAATACCATTTTACCCTTGTTGGCGGCACTGCTGTTTTTATGGAGTTGTGGTAATGAAGTTGAGCAAACTGGATTGGAGGTTATTAAGGTAGATGTGAAGAATGCGGAGGAAGTATTCTTATCAGATATAGCATCTGATGTAAAGTATATACCGCTAGAAACGACTGATGATAACTTGATTGGCTTCATAAGGGAAGTTGAACATAGTAATGACTTTGTCTTTATTTCAGACTATAATTCACTTTATCAGTTCTCCCTTGATGGCAGTTTTGTACGAAAAATTTCTCGAAAAGGAGAGGGGCCTGGGGAATTTCTGGCTGTAAATTCATTTACTATCGATGAGCAAAAAGGACACATTTATCTACTCGCAGGATTAAATGGGAAACTACTCTGTTATGACTTTGAAGGTAAATTTCTTTCAGAAGTTAAGCTTCCTGTTTTAGGGACACTAAATGTCATAAATGGGCAATTAGTACTACTCCAAACAGCTTACAGTCTTCCTAGTAATAAGGAGGGTATGAGAAATAATATTACCTATAAAATTACACTTTCAGATAATTTAAAACTTGGTGATAGCACTATTGTGAGTAAGGTATTGGTGAAGGCAGGAACTGGCGCGGCCATGCCAGCTGGTATGTCTTTCATTTCCGCTGTGAATAACAATGAGTATGTTTACTATCCTTCCCCGTATGAAGAAACCTTCGTTAGAGATACCTTATATCAGATTAAAGAGGGTAGGTTGATTCCCGATGTTAAAATGGATTTTGGTATTAATGATAAGACGTCCTCAGGGTTCTTACTTCTGAATATTTTAAGAACAAATGAATATTTGATTTCAACATATTCTTTAAGAAGGAATTCGAGATTGACTCTAATTCATTTGCCAACATTAAATTCTTACACCGTGGAAGGAGGTTTCCAAGATGACTTTTTTGGCACAGGAGAAGCGAAACTAGTACCATGGAATTCATCAAAAGATGAGTTCTATTTTATCAAAGATGCTTATGACCTCGAAGGTGTTATTGACGAAGTGAATGTAGATGGTAACCCATATATTTTTATCGCCAGCCTGAAGGAATAG
- a CDS encoding 6-bladed beta-propeller: MKKRLLLLSLLSLFLACEDKIEGIQSIPVIQIAEAFDNPSPINLSELVSDVEYVQLETNSSTLYRFPHICGLIGDSLILLKASKRISLFNRRTGGYVKDLGHAGDDPEGYRMSARNLGVNTFTNSVYASRNQEKLIGYPLDGRSALDFVNLPTIINQTDDMMSAGFLSAYSYLDSTHFLGYISNMSGSEKNRILIFDRSGDVKKSFPNHLTFENNPNRIQFSITYFQTYNNEVMFKETYNDTIFHISLESMESAYVMSFQSYGIPYEEQETVVGNDLKERMRLTGILESDKFVCFEIDFQGVSYSGLFEKASGETRIAKNKELSHGYVNDLDGFVAFKPSYISRNGELISTIPAERIAEWFETHQDKISSLPPHIQKLQNVQPEDNPIIMIGKLK; the protein is encoded by the coding sequence ATGAAAAAGAGGCTCCTATTACTTTCACTGCTTTCATTATTCCTTGCCTGTGAAGATAAAATAGAGGGCATTCAAAGTATTCCTGTTATTCAGATTGCAGAGGCTTTCGATAATCCTTCGCCGATAAACCTAAGCGAATTGGTTTCGGACGTTGAATACGTGCAACTGGAAACCAATTCATCTACGCTCTACAGGTTTCCACACATATGTGGCTTAATTGGGGATTCCCTCATTTTGTTAAAAGCTAGTAAAAGAATATCTCTGTTTAACAGAAGAACAGGAGGGTATGTTAAGGATCTCGGTCACGCCGGTGACGATCCAGAAGGCTATAGGATGAGTGCTAGGAACCTTGGTGTAAATACGTTTACAAATAGCGTTTATGCCAGCCGGAATCAGGAAAAACTGATTGGTTACCCATTAGACGGTAGAAGTGCTTTAGATTTTGTGAATTTACCAACGATCATAAACCAAACAGACGATATGATGTCTGCTGGATTTTTAAGTGCTTATAGCTATTTGGATAGTACCCATTTCTTAGGCTATATCTCTAATATGAGTGGTAGTGAGAAGAATAGAATTCTAATTTTCGATAGATCAGGAGATGTTAAAAAGAGCTTTCCAAATCATTTGACATTTGAAAATAACCCTAATCGTATTCAGTTTTCTATAACCTACTTTCAAACTTACAACAACGAGGTTATGTTCAAGGAGACTTATAATGACACTATATTCCATATTTCTCTAGAAAGTATGGAAAGTGCATATGTGATGAGTTTCCAATCATACGGCATTCCGTACGAAGAACAAGAAACCGTGGTGGGAAATGATTTAAAAGAACGCATGCGCTTAACAGGGATCTTAGAGAGTGATAAATTTGTCTGCTTCGAAATCGATTTTCAGGGTGTCTCATACTCTGGTTTGTTCGAAAAGGCTAGCGGTGAAACACGTATAGCGAAAAACAAGGAACTTAGTCATGGTTATGTGAATGATTTAGATGGTTTTGTTGCCTTCAAACCATCCTATATATCTAGAAATGGAGAACTGATTTCGACAATTCCTGCTGAAAGAATAGCTGAATGGTTCGAAACACACCAAGATAAGATTTCATCATTACCTCCGCATATTCAAAAATTACAGAATGTGCAGCCAGAAGATAATCCAATCATCATGATTGGTAAATTGAAGTAA